A window of Methanosarcinales archaeon genomic DNA:
AGGAATAATCACTGTGTAGTGTTGAACGAGAATCCCCATACCAAAGGCATGATCCAGAAAGTGAAGGATTATGTGGCATGGGGTAATATTTCCCAGGAAGCACTGGCCCAGTTATTACACAACAGAGGCGAACTGGAAGGTGGTGTCAAATTATCTGATGAATATTTGAAAGATCATTCATCTTATGACAGTATCGATGCTTTAGCACAGGCCATCTATGCAGGTGAAGTATCTATGAGGGATGTACCTGGATTGAAACCGTTGTTCAGACTTCATCCGCCCAGAAAGGGCCATAAAGGTATCAAGAAAACTGTGCCTCAGGGTGGAGAATTGGGATTCCATGGTGACGGTATTAACGACCTTCTCAACAAGATGAGGTGAATAAAATGAAGAAGAACGTGACCAAATTCAGAGGTTCCAGGACATGCGGTGGCGGTACCTCTAAGAATAGAAGAGGTGGAGGCAGTCGCGGTGGTCGGGGTAAGGCTGGCGGATGTAAACACCATTTTGTGCGCAATTATATGCAAGGGATAGCCTATGGTAAACACGGGTTCAAACGGCCCCAGAAGTCGATCTCATATGAGTCCATTGTGAATGTGGGTGAACTGGATGAACTGGTACAGCAGCTGGTTGTGGAAGGGTTAGCTCAAAAAAATGGTGATGTGTTCCATATAAATCTGATAGATCTTGAATATCCTATTGACAAAGTGTTGGGTAACGGGACAATTACTAAACCCATGGTTATTACGGTCTCTAAATGCAGTGCAAAGGCAGAGTATAAGATCGAGGAAGCCGGTGGGAAAGTTATAGAATTCCAGGCTCCCGAAATGGAAGTTGCAGATGCTGACATTCCAGCATCCGATGTTGAAGAAGATGTCGATCAATCATAATAAATAAATAAAAATCAATAGATAGAAAACAATAAGGTTAAATTATTGTTTTTCTATTTATTACTTTATTACAGGTTATAATATCAGGTGCATTTGATGACTTTTAAGGACACCATCGAACCATTTTTAAGACAACTTCCCGCTGTATCGAGACCTGAAGGGCATGTTCATTTCAAAAAGAAGCTGGGGTGGACAGTAGGGATACTGCTGATGTATTTTGCTCTTTCTAATGTTCCTCTTTTTGGCATGTCACCAGAATCAGTGGATCTTTTCGAGCAGTACAGGGCATTCTTTGCAGGGGCTTCTGGCTCACTAATGCTGTTAGGTATAGGCCCCATAGTTACCGCGTCCATTGTGCTGCAGTTGTTGGTGGGTGCCGATGTTATAAAGATGGATATGAGCAATCCTCAGGATCAGGCTATCTTCCAGGGTGCCCAGAAACTATTGGTCTTTGTAATGATAGTACTGGAAGGGCTGCCCCAGATAATAGGCGGATTTATCAAACCAGATACAGGTCTGGCCACAGTGTTGGCAAATGATTTCAATCTCTCAATGGCTGGAGGATTGGATCTGGTAATTCTAATTATATTTATTCAAATATTCATAGGCGGAACCCTTGTCCTGTTCATGGATGAGGTGGTATCCAAGTGGGGTATCGGCTCTGGTGTGGGATTGTTCATTGTTGCAGGCGTTGCCCAGTCTATTGTGACCGGCCTGTTCAGCATCAGCCGCCCTGGTGGTCCTGGTAGTGCTCCTGTGGGTGTGCTGCCCAAATGGCTGTATTTTACCACAGATATTGGATTGGGTAATATTTTTTCAGGTAACATTTTTCAGAACGTGTTTATAGATGGTGGCATCCTTGCACTTATCACCACTGTGATAATATTCCTTGGTGTGGTGTACGTGGAATCAACCCGGATCGAGATCCCGTTGGCGCACAGTGCTGTAAGGGGTGCAAGGGGAAGATTCCCTGTAAAGCTCATATATGCAAGTGTACTGCCCATGATCCTGGTAAGGGCACTGCAGGCCAACATCCAGATGGTGGGTTTGTTGTTATATAGTAAAGGTGTAACGTTTTTAGGAGGATTCACGGGCAATACCGCAACAAGCGGCTTGATGTATTATCTTGCCCCCCTTAATAGTCCCAGGGATTGGATCCCCAGCCTTGTTTCCCAAAATTTTGGTGAACTCAATACCCAGTATGCAAATACTACCGGTTTTGTACCAGTAACCACACCTGCTATCTGGCAGATCGGACTACATGTTTTTGTTGATGCGTTTATGTTGATATTTGGCGGTATCCTATTTGCACTGTTCTGGGTAGAGACCACAGGTATGAATGCAAAGAACACGGCCCAAAAGATACACAATTCAGGTATGCAGATACCAGGATTTAGAAGGAATATCGATAGTATTGAAAAGGTCATGAAGCGGTACATCCCCAGAGTTACGATCATTGGCGGTGCATTTATTGGTCTTTTGACCTTAGTGGCCAGTCT
This region includes:
- a CDS encoding 50S ribosomal protein L30; translated protein: MYTAIRIRSTVNTRPEIKDTLNMLRLNRNNHCVVLNENPHTKGMIQKVKDYVAWGNISQEALAQLLHNRGELEGGVKLSDEYLKDHSSYDSIDALAQAIYAGEVSMRDVPGLKPLFRLHPPRKGHKGIKKTVPQGGELGFHGDGINDLLNKMR
- a CDS encoding 50S ribosomal protein L15; the encoded protein is MKKNVTKFRGSRTCGGGTSKNRRGGGSRGGRGKAGGCKHHFVRNYMQGIAYGKHGFKRPQKSISYESIVNVGELDELVQQLVVEGLAQKNGDVFHINLIDLEYPIDKVLGNGTITKPMVITVSKCSAKAEYKIEEAGGKVIEFQAPEMEVADADIPASDVEEDVDQS
- the secY gene encoding preprotein translocase subunit SecY — encoded protein: MTFKDTIEPFLRQLPAVSRPEGHVHFKKKLGWTVGILLMYFALSNVPLFGMSPESVDLFEQYRAFFAGASGSLMLLGIGPIVTASIVLQLLVGADVIKMDMSNPQDQAIFQGAQKLLVFVMIVLEGLPQIIGGFIKPDTGLATVLANDFNLSMAGGLDLVILIIFIQIFIGGTLVLFMDEVVSKWGIGSGVGLFIVAGVAQSIVTGLFSISRPGGPGSAPVGVLPKWLYFTTDIGLGNIFSGNIFQNVFIDGGILALITTVIIFLGVVYVESTRIEIPLAHSAVRGARGRFPVKLIYASVLPMILVRALQANIQMVGLLLYSKGVTFLGGFTGNTATSGLMYYLAPLNSPRDWIPSLVSQNFGELNTQYANTTGFVPVTTPAIWQIGLHVFVDAFMLIFGGILFALFWVETTGMNAKNTAQKIHNSGMQIPGFRRNIDSIEKVMKRYIPRVTIIGGAFIGLLTLVASLMGTLGGAGGTGLLLAVSIVYRLYEDLASEQMMEMHPMMRQFLGGT